Proteins from a single region of Electrophorus electricus isolate fEleEle1 chromosome 5, fEleEle1.pri, whole genome shotgun sequence:
- the LOC113592079 gene encoding patr class I histocompatibility antigen, A-2 alpha chain-like isoform X2 yields the protein MEKMYRKGTITQTLFILAVSVHLSGCSTGSHSLKYLHTGVKHEKNLQYTAVGLLDGEEFVYYDSNIRKMIPKAEWTKKIDAEEPDYWNRETEKLKSHDEWFRENIATLMKRFNQTDGNHTWQWTYGCDLHDDGPIRGYNYYVYDGKKFLTLDLNTLTWTAANSVAHITKQKMGADRSLAESQKDYLENTCIDYLKKYIAFCNTSLKSKGSGTAQRSKRNADKRSSSTQSATATLSATHSLQYIITAVTPGINSPEYIEVGLLDGEPFVYYDSKIKKMIPKTEWIKNNEDEDCWDAETQTNQATQEIFKANIATAMSRFNQTEGVHTVQAMYGCELHDDGTTTGYRQEGYDGEDFISLDLNTLTWTAANDKAVITKNKWEATGTNAHQWKGYLENTCIEWLQKYVSYSRDTLERKDPPEVTLFQKDSSSPVVCHATGFFPKGVAIFWQKNGEDLRENVELTETLPNQDGTYQKRSILTVSPEDLNKNKYSCVVHHSGLEKDLVLAFQPGVSIGVNVGAILAVLLLVLVGCAAFLIWRKKKKNDFKPFAASDGESLFISSYEGQPPKC from the exons GCTCGACAGGCTCTCATTCTTTGAAGTACTTGCACACTGgagtaaaacatgaaaaaaacctACAGTACACTGCTGTTGGTCTCTTGGATGGAGAAGAGTTTGTGTACTATGACAGTAACATCAGGAAGATGATCCCAAAGGCAGAGTGGACAAAGAAGATTGATGCTGAAGAGCCAGACTACtggaacagagaaacagaaaaactgaagaGTCATGACGAATGGTTCAGAGAGAACATAGCTACTCTAATGAAACGCTTCAATCAAACCGATG GAAACCACACATGGCAGTGGACATACGGCTGTGACCTGCATGATGATGGACCTATTAGAGGATATAACTATTATGTCTATGATGGAAAAAAATTCCTCACTCTGGATCTGAACACTCTCACCTGGACTGCAGCTAACAGTGTAGCTCATATTACCAAGCAGAAGATGGGAGCTGACAGATCTTTGGCTGAGTCCCAAAAGGACTATCTGGAGAACACCTGTATTGACTACCTGAAAAAGTACATAGCCTTTTGCAACACTTCATTGAAGAGCAAAG GCTCTGGTACCGCCCAACGTTCTAAAAGAAACGCAGATAAAAGAAGTAGCTCTACACAATCTG CTACAGCCACCCTCTCAGCCACCCACTCCCTACAGTACATCATCACTGCAGTCACACCTGGAATAAACTCCCCAGAGTACATTGAAGTTGGCCTGTTGGATGGAGAGCCATTTGTTTACTACGACAGCAAGATTAAGAAGATGATCCCAAAAACAGAATGGATAAAAAACAATGAAGACGAAGACTGTTGGGACGCAGAAACCCAGACAAACCAGGCCACCCAAGAGATATTCAAAGCCAATATTGCTACAGCAATGTCACGCTTCAATCAGACCGAAG GGGTTCACACAGTGCAGGCGATGTATGGCTGTGAGCTGCATGATGATGGAACCACTACAGGATATAGGCAGGAAGGCTATGATGGAGAAGACTTCATCAGTCTGGATCTGAACACCCTCACCTGGACTGCAGCTAATGATAAAGCTGTTATTACCAAAAACAAGTGGGAAGCCACTGGCACCAATGCTCACCAATGGAAGGGCTACCTGGAGAACACCTGTATCGAGTGGTTACAGAAATATGTGTCTTATAGCAGAGACACTCTGGAGAGGAAAG acCCTCCTGAGGTGACCCTGTTCCAGAAGGACTCCTCTTCTCCAGTGGTGTGTCATGCGACAGGTTTCTTTCCAAAAGGAGTAGCGATCTTCTGGCAGAAGAATGGAGAAGACCTGCGTGAGAACGTGGAGCTCACAGAGACATTACCCAACCAGGATGGAACCTACCAGAAGAGAAGCATTCTGACAGTCTCACCTGAGGATCTGAACAAGAATAAGTACTCCTGTGTGGTTCATCACAGTGGACTGGAGAAGGATCTTGTGCTTGCATTTCAGCCAG GAGTGTCGATTGGAGTCAACGTTGGTGCAATTCTGGCTGTTCTTCTCCTGGTCCTCGTTGGCTGTGCTGCTTTCCTCAtctggaggaagaagaagaagaatg ATTTCAAGCCTTTTGCAG CCTCTGATGGAGAATCATTGTTCATCAGCTCATATGAAGGCCAACCACCTAAATGCTGA
- the LOC113592079 gene encoding patr class I histocompatibility antigen, A-2 alpha chain-like isoform X1: protein MEKMYRKGTITQTLFILAVSVHLSGCSTGSHSLKYLHTGVKHEKNLQYTAVGLLDGEEFVYYDSNIRKMIPKAEWTKKIDAEEPDYWNRETEKLKSHDEWFRENIATLMKRFNQTDGNHTWQWTYGCDLHDDGPIRGYNYYVYDGKKFLTLDLNTLTWTAANSVAHITKQKMGADRSLAESQKDYLENTCIDYLKKYIAFCNTSLKSKGSGTAQRSKRNADKRSSSTQSATATLSATHSLQYIITAVTPGINSPEYIEVGLLDGEPFVYYDSKIKKMIPKTEWIKNNEDEDCWDAETQTNQATQEIFKANIATAMSRFNQTEGVHTVQAMYGCELHDDGTTTGYRQEGYDGEDFISLDLNTLTWTAANDKAVITKNKWEATGTNAHQWKGYLENTCIEWLQKYVSYSRDTLERKDPPEVTLFQKDSSSPVVCHATGFFPKGVAIFWQKNGEDLRENVELTETLPNQDGTYQKRSILTVSPEDLNKNKYSCVVHHSGLEKDLVLAFQPGFSGVSIGVNVGAILAVLLLVLVGCAAFLIWRKKKKNDFKPFAASDGESLFISSYEGQPPKC from the exons GCTCGACAGGCTCTCATTCTTTGAAGTACTTGCACACTGgagtaaaacatgaaaaaaacctACAGTACACTGCTGTTGGTCTCTTGGATGGAGAAGAGTTTGTGTACTATGACAGTAACATCAGGAAGATGATCCCAAAGGCAGAGTGGACAAAGAAGATTGATGCTGAAGAGCCAGACTACtggaacagagaaacagaaaaactgaagaGTCATGACGAATGGTTCAGAGAGAACATAGCTACTCTAATGAAACGCTTCAATCAAACCGATG GAAACCACACATGGCAGTGGACATACGGCTGTGACCTGCATGATGATGGACCTATTAGAGGATATAACTATTATGTCTATGATGGAAAAAAATTCCTCACTCTGGATCTGAACACTCTCACCTGGACTGCAGCTAACAGTGTAGCTCATATTACCAAGCAGAAGATGGGAGCTGACAGATCTTTGGCTGAGTCCCAAAAGGACTATCTGGAGAACACCTGTATTGACTACCTGAAAAAGTACATAGCCTTTTGCAACACTTCATTGAAGAGCAAAG GCTCTGGTACCGCCCAACGTTCTAAAAGAAACGCAGATAAAAGAAGTAGCTCTACACAATCTG CTACAGCCACCCTCTCAGCCACCCACTCCCTACAGTACATCATCACTGCAGTCACACCTGGAATAAACTCCCCAGAGTACATTGAAGTTGGCCTGTTGGATGGAGAGCCATTTGTTTACTACGACAGCAAGATTAAGAAGATGATCCCAAAAACAGAATGGATAAAAAACAATGAAGACGAAGACTGTTGGGACGCAGAAACCCAGACAAACCAGGCCACCCAAGAGATATTCAAAGCCAATATTGCTACAGCAATGTCACGCTTCAATCAGACCGAAG GGGTTCACACAGTGCAGGCGATGTATGGCTGTGAGCTGCATGATGATGGAACCACTACAGGATATAGGCAGGAAGGCTATGATGGAGAAGACTTCATCAGTCTGGATCTGAACACCCTCACCTGGACTGCAGCTAATGATAAAGCTGTTATTACCAAAAACAAGTGGGAAGCCACTGGCACCAATGCTCACCAATGGAAGGGCTACCTGGAGAACACCTGTATCGAGTGGTTACAGAAATATGTGTCTTATAGCAGAGACACTCTGGAGAGGAAAG acCCTCCTGAGGTGACCCTGTTCCAGAAGGACTCCTCTTCTCCAGTGGTGTGTCATGCGACAGGTTTCTTTCCAAAAGGAGTAGCGATCTTCTGGCAGAAGAATGGAGAAGACCTGCGTGAGAACGTGGAGCTCACAGAGACATTACCCAACCAGGATGGAACCTACCAGAAGAGAAGCATTCTGACAGTCTCACCTGAGGATCTGAACAAGAATAAGTACTCCTGTGTGGTTCATCACAGTGGACTGGAGAAGGATCTTGTGCTTGCATTTCAGCCAG GCTTTTCAGGAGTGTCGATTGGAGTCAACGTTGGTGCAATTCTGGCTGTTCTTCTCCTGGTCCTCGTTGGCTGTGCTGCTTTCCTCAtctggaggaagaagaagaagaatg ATTTCAAGCCTTTTGCAG CCTCTGATGGAGAATCATTGTTCATCAGCTCATATGAAGGCCAACCACCTAAATGCTGA
- the LOC113592079 gene encoding H-2 class I histocompatibility antigen, Q8 alpha chain-like isoform X3, with amino-acid sequence MEKMYRKGTITQTLFILAVSVHLSGCSTGSHSLKYLHTGVKHEKNLQYTAVGLLDGEEFVYYDSNIRKMIPKAEWTKKIDAEEPDYWNRETEKLKSHDEWFRENIATLMKRFNQTDGNHTWQWTYGCDLHDDGPIRGYNYYVYDGKKFLTLDLNTLTWTAANSVAHITKQKMGADRSLAESQKDYLENTCIDYLKKYIAFCNTSLKSKGSGTAQRSKRNADKRSSSTQSATATLSATHSLQYIITAVTPGINSPEYIEVGLLDGEPFVYYDSKIKKMIPKTEWIKNNEDEDCWDAETQTNQATQEIFKANIATAMSRFNQTEDPPEVTLFQKDSSSPVVCHATGFFPKGVAIFWQKNGEDLRENVELTETLPNQDGTYQKRSILTVSPEDLNKNKYSCVVHHSGLEKDLVLAFQPGFSGVSIGVNVGAILAVLLLVLVGCAAFLIWRKKKKNDFKPFAASDGESLFISSYEGQPPKC; translated from the exons GCTCGACAGGCTCTCATTCTTTGAAGTACTTGCACACTGgagtaaaacatgaaaaaaacctACAGTACACTGCTGTTGGTCTCTTGGATGGAGAAGAGTTTGTGTACTATGACAGTAACATCAGGAAGATGATCCCAAAGGCAGAGTGGACAAAGAAGATTGATGCTGAAGAGCCAGACTACtggaacagagaaacagaaaaactgaagaGTCATGACGAATGGTTCAGAGAGAACATAGCTACTCTAATGAAACGCTTCAATCAAACCGATG GAAACCACACATGGCAGTGGACATACGGCTGTGACCTGCATGATGATGGACCTATTAGAGGATATAACTATTATGTCTATGATGGAAAAAAATTCCTCACTCTGGATCTGAACACTCTCACCTGGACTGCAGCTAACAGTGTAGCTCATATTACCAAGCAGAAGATGGGAGCTGACAGATCTTTGGCTGAGTCCCAAAAGGACTATCTGGAGAACACCTGTATTGACTACCTGAAAAAGTACATAGCCTTTTGCAACACTTCATTGAAGAGCAAAG GCTCTGGTACCGCCCAACGTTCTAAAAGAAACGCAGATAAAAGAAGTAGCTCTACACAATCTG CTACAGCCACCCTCTCAGCCACCCACTCCCTACAGTACATCATCACTGCAGTCACACCTGGAATAAACTCCCCAGAGTACATTGAAGTTGGCCTGTTGGATGGAGAGCCATTTGTTTACTACGACAGCAAGATTAAGAAGATGATCCCAAAAACAGAATGGATAAAAAACAATGAAGACGAAGACTGTTGGGACGCAGAAACCCAGACAAACCAGGCCACCCAAGAGATATTCAAAGCCAATATTGCTACAGCAATGTCACGCTTCAATCAGACCGAAG acCCTCCTGAGGTGACCCTGTTCCAGAAGGACTCCTCTTCTCCAGTGGTGTGTCATGCGACAGGTTTCTTTCCAAAAGGAGTAGCGATCTTCTGGCAGAAGAATGGAGAAGACCTGCGTGAGAACGTGGAGCTCACAGAGACATTACCCAACCAGGATGGAACCTACCAGAAGAGAAGCATTCTGACAGTCTCACCTGAGGATCTGAACAAGAATAAGTACTCCTGTGTGGTTCATCACAGTGGACTGGAGAAGGATCTTGTGCTTGCATTTCAGCCAG GCTTTTCAGGAGTGTCGATTGGAGTCAACGTTGGTGCAATTCTGGCTGTTCTTCTCCTGGTCCTCGTTGGCTGTGCTGCTTTCCTCAtctggaggaagaagaagaagaatg ATTTCAAGCCTTTTGCAG CCTCTGATGGAGAATCATTGTTCATCAGCTCATATGAAGGCCAACCACCTAAATGCTGA